AGAAATGCAGCGTGGTGACCTGCCGGAAGGGATTGGGTTGCGTGCCGACCAGCTCCAGTTTCGCGGGCTGCAACGGATCGGGCCCGACCGCGGTGACCCCCACGGTGGGATCGAGGTAGCCCCAGCACGAGCTGTTCTCGCCCTCGTATTGTCGGAACCACCAGGTTCGGGTGCCGTAACTGTCGGTGATGGGTTGGAACGAATCGCCATCGAGCAGATCGATCCCCAGGAACAGCAACCCGTCGCCGCGGCCGTGCGGATAGCCGAGCTTGGTGAGATCGAGCGCCAGCTCGGCCTGATAGCCGTTGTCGGGCACCTCGCCGAGCGTGTCGAGCACGGTTCCGGGATTGAGATGGATCTGCACCTTCGCCCCGTGCAGCGAATCGCGCAGGTAGGGCAGGTAGTCCTGCGCCAGCGCCTTCCCGTCAGGACCCACCTGGAACGAGAGCCGGCGTGGAATCAGCACGCGATCGCGATTGAGCGAGTCGCGCCCGTTGATCGAGACGATGAAACCGTCCCAGCGATCCACCAGCGAGTGGTATTGGACCACCTGATCGCGCACGTCGAAGCCGAGGAAGAGCGTGTCCTCCTTGAAGAAGTACCTGACCGTGCAGTCGCCGGGGTCGAGCACCGCCGCAAGTCCGCCGTTCACGGTTGGCTGGAACTGCCCGGCCCGCCACTGTGCCACGCCCGGATAGGTCTGGCGCAATGCGTCGTCGCCGTAGCGGATGTCGAACGACGGCGCCGAACCCCACACCGGCTCGGTCAGCGCGCCGTCGATGGTGGGCGACTGGAAGCCCGAGGCGTTGGGCACGATGAACTCGGGCGGCACCACCGGCACCGCGCCCGAATTGATCGTGACATCGGGCCGCGAGCAGATCCTCACTTCGTGGTACCAGCCCACGTTCCCCCACGGTCCCTCCCACCAGGTTCGGTTGGAACTGAAGTGGAGGGGATCGAGCGGCCAGAACCAGTCGCAATCGTAGATCGAGATGTTCCACTCGACGATGTCGCCGGCTGGCTTGGTGACGTCGTAGCCCATCGGCCCCAGGTTAAAGCGCATCTCGATCGTGTACGAGGTGTCGGGCGCTCCCGAGTCGGTGTTGCTGGTGCCCTGCACCGTGGTCGCCGCGTCCCAGTTGGCGATCATCTCGGGCGTGCGCGGAATCGTGTCGGTCGAGCCCCACGGGAAGCCACGGAATCCCGGCAGGCTTCCGGGCGCGTTGAGCGCCGGATTCTCGGGGTGCCACCACGAGTAGAAGTACTCGGCGTCGGGCGCCGGATAGGTGCCGGCGGCGTGATTGCGCAGATTCATCAGCAGACCGTCGAAGCGATTGAACTGGTCCGAGCCTCCGATCGACTTGTCGAACACCTTGCAGCCCATGTAGAGCTGATTGCCGATCACGAGGAACTTGAGCACCGCCTTCATCGTGTCGGTGGCGAGCGTGCCGCCTTCCTCCTGATAGCCGCTGCCGGGAATGCCGTTGCCGCCGGGGATGCGGTACTGGATGGTCTTGGTCTCGGCCTGCGCCCAGCACGGCTCGTCGAGCTTGCCGTCGAGCGTGATGGTGGCGCCGGTGGCGACGCGCGCCCAGATGACGTCGGGGCGCGGCGGATAGGCGAACGCCGCCGTCGCGAATACGGCCAGGGCGCCGGCGGCGAGGACGGCGCTGAGTCCTGCTTTCATGGCTGGACCTCCTCTGGGAAGAACGAGCGAGCTGTGGGTCGTCGGTGCGAAGCTGCCGCCGGGCCGCAAGGCGCGAAGGCCGGCGGCCCGGCGGGCGCGGACTCGGACTCGGAGGACCCCGAACGCCTTCCGCGCGGGGCCGATGAAAACGATTACATTACGCAACGGGACTGTCAAGAGTCGGTTACATCGGCGGGGCAAAATCTAGGCGATGGCGCGTTCGTCGCGCGAATCGAACACGTGGAGCGCGTCGTATCCCGCCTCGAGCTGCCCCTCGGTGCCCACCGGAGGTGGCGCCCCGGCGGTCTGGCGCGAGACCACCACTCCCACCGAGGTCCGCCAGTAGACCAGGGTTTCGTTCCCGAGCGGTTCCGAGACCTCGACGGTGCCGCGCAGGCGAAACTTGGCGTCCGAGGTCGAACCTCGAATCAGATCCTCGGGCCGGATCCCCACCAGCACCCTCTGGCCGCGGAACGGCAGCAGCTTCTCGCCGAGCGGCGCAGGCACCGGCGTATGGAAGCCCGCCACTTCCAGCGCGAGCAACCCGTTCCCCGAAATCACGGCCGGGACCAGGTTGATCGGCGGACTGCCGATGAAGCCGGCCACGAACGCATTGGCCGGCTCGTGGTAGAGCGCCTCGGGAGTCGCCACCTGCTGCAGCTCCCCGGCGCGCAGCACGGCGATGCGATCGCCGAGCGTCATCGCCTCCACCTGAT
Above is a window of Candidatus Sulfotelmatobacter sp. DNA encoding:
- a CDS encoding T9SS type A sorting domain-containing protein, whose translation is MKAGLSAVLAAGALAVFATAAFAYPPRPDVIWARVATGATITLDGKLDEPCWAQAETKTIQYRIPGGNGIPGSGYQEEGGTLATDTMKAVLKFLVIGNQLYMGCKVFDKSIGGSDQFNRFDGLLMNLRNHAAGTYPAPDAEYFYSWWHPENPALNAPGSLPGFRGFPWGSTDTIPRTPEMIANWDAATTVQGTSNTDSGAPDTSYTIEMRFNLGPMGYDVTKPAGDIVEWNISIYDCDWFWPLDPLHFSSNRTWWEGPWGNVGWYHEVRICSRPDVTINSGAVPVVPPEFIVPNASGFQSPTIDGALTEPVWGSAPSFDIRYGDDALRQTYPGVAQWRAGQFQPTVNGGLAAVLDPGDCTVRYFFKEDTLFLGFDVRDQVVQYHSLVDRWDGFIVSINGRDSLNRDRVLIPRRLSFQVGPDGKALAQDYLPYLRDSLHGAKVQIHLNPGTVLDTLGEVPDNGYQAELALDLTKLGYPHGRGDGLLFLGIDLLDGDSFQPITDSYGTRTWWFRQYEGENSSCWGYLDPTVGVTAVGPDPLQPAKLELVGTQPNPFRQVTTLHFSLPKAAHVGLDVYDLQGRVVMQRDLGRRAAGDQRYSFSAEGLNSGLYFYRLRLVDSQTGTSAGTLNGRMMLVR